A window of Paenibacillus polygoni contains these coding sequences:
- a CDS encoding phosphotransferase enzyme family protein encodes MLAGGDRINHNKVIKISEEYLLPLASELFELEGYNMQLIPAHEGGRNVVYSCEKEGNDSKILRIAFLPDRSREDFLGELEYIRYLFEHGGSVSNVVSSKKGNLLEEIIHNHHSYFISLFHKAKGKMLVENNYQYRDGAPITEYYYNSGKVLGKLHQISKRYTPIHRRYSFFDKYNALYIDKRIPESFSLLKEKLVELLNTLQGLERNQETFGMNHFDYNDGNYSIDFDTGQITVYDFDNTCYCWYMFDLAGLWISGVGWIQFEPDAGKRKKFMDDYFETVLAGYRSETNIEDSMLDKLPLFIQVNILESIVDAFEVMHHTSEEPTCDEELSYLIKCLEDDIPYKGFFHQIYSYEEPFEFEERLTALSESEIPKNMD; translated from the coding sequence ATGTTAGCTGGAGGAGATCGTATAAATCATAATAAGGTTATTAAAATCAGTGAAGAATATTTACTTCCATTAGCCTCAGAGTTGTTCGAATTAGAAGGTTACAATATGCAGCTTATTCCGGCACATGAAGGTGGGCGGAATGTTGTATACTCCTGTGAAAAAGAGGGGAACGACTCCAAAATACTCAGGATTGCATTCTTACCTGACAGGAGCCGGGAAGATTTTCTGGGAGAACTTGAGTATATCAGGTATTTATTCGAGCACGGAGGAAGTGTCTCGAATGTTGTCAGCTCCAAGAAGGGGAATTTGCTGGAAGAAATCATTCATAATCATCATAGCTATTTTATATCCCTGTTTCATAAGGCGAAAGGGAAGATGCTAGTCGAAAATAATTATCAGTACCGGGATGGAGCTCCAATTACTGAATATTACTATAATTCCGGTAAAGTCCTGGGCAAATTGCACCAAATATCAAAAAGATATACTCCTATCCATCGCCGTTATAGCTTTTTTGATAAATACAATGCCTTGTATATCGATAAACGGATACCTGAATCCTTCTCTTTGCTTAAGGAGAAACTAGTCGAGCTCCTTAATACCTTACAAGGATTAGAGAGAAACCAAGAGACTTTCGGTATGAACCATTTTGACTATAATGATGGGAATTATTCAATTGATTTTGATACCGGACAAATAACCGTATATGATTTTGATAATACATGTTACTGCTGGTATATGTTTGATCTGGCAGGACTCTGGATCAGCGGGGTAGGCTGGATACAATTTGAACCAGACGCTGGTAAACGCAAAAAGTTTATGGATGATTATTTTGAAACAGTCCTCGCAGGGTACAGATCTGAGACAAACATCGAAGATTCGATGTTGGATAAGTTGCCTTTATTTATTCAGGTAAACATCTTGGAAAGTATTGTTGATGCATTTGAAGTAATGCATCACACCAGTGAGGAACCGACATGTGACGAGGAACTATCCTATCTCATAAAATGTTTAGAAGATGATATCCCGTATAAAGGCTTCTTTCATCAAATTTATTCTTACGAAGAACCCTTTGAGTTTGAGGAACGATTAACAGCTTTGAGCGAGAGCGAGATACCCAAAAATATGGATTAA
- a CDS encoding Cof-type HAD-IIB family hydrolase, producing MSNIQALVLDLDGTLLSNDKSISPRNYQAVKRCFDSGIHIIIATARPPRAADQFLKEFPFVDYMVYYNGALVTCKSKQNEQHISIPIEISQQISQFIELRAPKSIISYEVNDSWYTSSPVPDSECAPLGIRINDPKPQVMDKEYISSLSPTKILVLGCNAWKDIGEQFGDHVNVIATDEGVLVQIMHKSASKEQGVQWVLNDIGVNSENVMVFGDDFNDLGLFHMSGFPIAMENAIVELKHCAAYVTESNNNDGVAVAIERFMV from the coding sequence ATGTCTAATATTCAGGCACTTGTACTAGACTTGGATGGGACCTTGCTGAGTAATGATAAATCAATATCTCCAAGGAATTATCAGGCTGTCAAAAGATGTTTTGATTCAGGAATTCATATTATTATCGCTACGGCACGGCCGCCTAGAGCAGCTGATCAATTTTTGAAAGAATTTCCTTTTGTAGACTATATGGTTTATTACAATGGTGCTTTAGTTACATGTAAATCGAAGCAGAATGAGCAGCATATTAGTATCCCTATAGAGATAAGCCAACAGATAAGCCAGTTCATCGAGTTACGCGCACCTAAGTCCATTATCTCATATGAAGTGAACGATTCGTGGTATACAAGTAGTCCAGTACCTGACTCCGAGTGCGCTCCATTGGGTATCCGTATAAATGACCCCAAACCCCAAGTTATGGATAAAGAATATATAAGTTCGCTTTCACCTACCAAAATACTGGTTCTAGGTTGCAATGCATGGAAGGATATAGGCGAACAATTCGGTGACCATGTGAACGTAATCGCAACCGATGAAGGGGTACTAGTTCAAATTATGCATAAGTCAGCTTCCAAGGAACAAGGGGTACAATGGGTGTTAAATGATATCGGTGTAAACTCAGAAAATGTAATGGTGTTTGGGGATGACTTTAACGATTTAGGCCTATTTCATATGTCCGGATTTCCCATCGCTATGGAAAATGCAATCGTCGAACTTAAACATTGTGCAGCCTATGTAACCGAATCAAATAATAACGATGGTGTTGCTGTTGCAATCGAAAGGTTTATGGTGTAA